In Synechococcus sp. KORDI-52, one genomic interval encodes:
- a CDS encoding methyltransferase domain-containing protein, translated as MAEACCSSPEPQSLDQTQAVQARYGAAAQEQEACLCTPVGFDPALLRVIPKAVVERDYGCGDPTRWVKQGDRVLDLGSGSGKNAFICSQIVGATGSVTGVDRNADMLALSRDAIPAVASAIGYDNVRFVDGAIEALDAPDATGEPLIADASIDVVLSNCVLNLVNPSARERLLANIRRVLAPGGRVAISDIVCDQAVPLRLQQDPDLWSGCISGAWQEQAFLQAFEALGFEQVRYVDRSETPWRVVEGIEFRAVTLVGALPAGAQSSSCC; from the coding sequence ATGGCTGAGGCATGTTGTTCATCTCCGGAGCCCCAGTCTCTGGATCAAACCCAGGCGGTGCAGGCCCGCTATGGCGCAGCTGCGCAAGAGCAGGAAGCTTGCCTCTGCACGCCGGTTGGCTTTGATCCTGCCCTGCTTCGTGTGATTCCGAAGGCAGTTGTCGAGCGTGATTACGGCTGTGGTGATCCCACCCGTTGGGTGAAGCAGGGGGACCGCGTGCTCGACCTGGGCAGTGGCAGCGGCAAAAACGCTTTCATCTGCAGTCAGATTGTTGGTGCAACCGGGAGCGTCACCGGTGTTGATCGCAACGCCGACATGCTGGCCCTGTCCCGTGATGCGATTCCTGCCGTGGCCTCAGCCATTGGTTACGACAACGTTCGTTTCGTGGATGGAGCCATTGAGGCCCTCGATGCGCCTGATGCCACAGGAGAGCCCCTGATCGCGGATGCCTCCATCGATGTGGTGCTGAGCAACTGCGTGCTCAACCTGGTGAATCCATCGGCTCGAGAGAGGCTTCTCGCCAACATTCGCCGGGTCCTCGCCCCCGGCGGTCGCGTCGCCATCAGCGACATCGTCTGCGATCAGGCTGTGCCGCTGCGGTTGCAGCAGGACCCCGATCTCTGGAGTGGCTGCATCAGCGGTGCCTGGCAGGAGCAGGCTTTTCTGCAGGCGTTCGAGGCCCTTGGCTTTGAGCAGGTGCGCTACGTCGATCGCAGCGAGACGCCCTGGCGTGTGGTGGAGGGCATTGAATTCAGGGCGGTCACCCTCGTTGGGGCCCTCCCCGCCGGAGCCCAGAGCTCGAGCTGCTGCTGA
- a CDS encoding photosystem I assembly protein Ycf4 yields MSAAVLEQPVLGSRRLSNYLVASAVTIGGVGFLLASLSSYLGRDLLPLGHPAALVFVPQGLVMGLYSLAAALLATYLWYVIAVNVGGGSNRFDKDAGVVTISRRGFRKPVLVEIPLKDVKAVKVEVRDGFNARRRIALRIQGRRDMPLTRVGEPLPLAQLEQDGAELARFLGVNLEGL; encoded by the coding sequence ATGTCCGCAGCAGTGCTCGAGCAACCCGTGCTCGGCTCCCGTCGTCTCTCGAATTATCTGGTGGCCTCGGCCGTCACCATTGGCGGTGTGGGCTTCCTCCTGGCTTCGCTGTCGAGTTACCTCGGCCGCGATCTCCTCCCCCTGGGCCATCCCGCTGCTCTCGTGTTCGTCCCGCAGGGTCTGGTGATGGGCTTGTACAGCCTCGCTGCGGCATTGCTGGCCACCTACCTCTGGTACGTGATCGCCGTGAATGTGGGCGGCGGCAGCAACCGTTTCGACAAGGACGCTGGCGTGGTGACCATCAGCCGCCGTGGTTTCCGCAAGCCCGTGCTTGTGGAGATCCCCCTCAAGGATGTGAAGGCTGTGAAGGTGGAAGTGCGTGATGGTTTCAATGCACGACGTCGCATCGCTCTGAGAATTCAAGGACGACGCGACATGCCGCTCACCCGTGTTGGCGAACCCCTGCCGCTTGCTCAGTTGGAGCAGGACGGCGCCGAACTGGCGCGCTTCCTCGGCGTCAACCTCGAAGGGCTTTGA
- a CDS encoding peptidylprolyl isomerase, producing the protein MRQFRSWLLLLVVPLLVSCSPSPRASVVTGCADAQAACLQGLATVIVQTSQGEFTIEVNGDAAPLTSGNFVDLVQRGIYDGTMFHRVVREPVPFVVQGGDPQSSDRSVPLGQLGTGNFVDPTNGQARMIPLEIKFRSEQQPRYSRVITNPAELDDLVLRHDRGAVAMARSPSPDSASAQFYVALRPLPELDGRYAVFGRVVNGMEVVDAIQQGDRIIKAEVKQ; encoded by the coding sequence ATGCGTCAATTTCGTTCCTGGTTGCTGTTGCTGGTCGTCCCCCTGCTGGTGAGTTGCAGTCCCTCACCGCGTGCCTCCGTTGTGACGGGCTGCGCCGATGCCCAGGCGGCTTGCCTGCAGGGGCTGGCCACCGTCATCGTGCAGACGAGCCAGGGCGAGTTCACGATCGAAGTGAATGGCGATGCCGCTCCGCTCACCTCCGGCAATTTTGTTGATCTGGTGCAGCGCGGCATCTACGACGGAACGATGTTCCACCGGGTTGTGCGTGAGCCCGTTCCCTTTGTGGTGCAGGGGGGCGACCCGCAATCCAGTGATCGATCGGTTCCCCTGGGGCAGCTCGGCACAGGCAACTTCGTTGACCCCACGAACGGCCAGGCGCGGATGATTCCCCTGGAGATCAAGTTTCGATCCGAACAGCAGCCCCGTTACAGCCGGGTCATCACCAACCCCGCAGAGCTGGATGACCTGGTGCTGCGCCATGATCGCGGGGCGGTGGCCATGGCCCGCTCCCCGTCTCCCGATTCCGCCAGCGCTCAGTTCTATGTGGCCCTGCGTCCCTTGCCGGAACTCGATGGTCGCTATGCCGTTTTCGGCCGAGTGGTGAATGGTATGGAGGTGGTGGATGCGATTCAGCAGGGAGATCGCATCATCAAGGCCGAAGTGAAGCAGTGA
- a CDS encoding DEAD/DEAH box helicase family protein produces MLRRRLELEGSSRDLLVFAGPGAGKTLGALLGFRAMRDQGRLGHFVVFCHRTSILNQWKTAASRLGLRLEEWPCPPNQNQGADGLLVTYQGAGRQREALGARLEQWGLSACMAIADEAHHLGVDPDEPDATAWGQTFLDLTSPARLRLGLTGTPFRADNLAFCAARRIRVRLDDGGWVEQIRPDLCVEPRDLIAAGDVRPLEFRFQDGWVEHSREGHPDRDVSPLSAEQRESWRARNLRRAIRLADSSSIGQQVLLRAQQKLNQLRERQPQAAGLVIARDISHAEAITRVLIDDGSRVDLIHSQSPQATERLKAFQGGEADWLVSIDMCAEGFDAPRLRVVAYLTTVVTRSRFVQGITRAVRMTPDLAAREAIPREPSFVFAPADPLLMDFARSWSVAEPYVLRSQEQETEEELSGAGPWRGPSLPLEAVEDGAGAVIRLKTPELPAFLQR; encoded by the coding sequence CTGCTGCGGCGCCGGCTAGAGCTTGAGGGCAGCAGCCGCGACCTGCTGGTGTTTGCAGGACCGGGGGCAGGCAAAACCCTCGGGGCCCTGTTGGGATTCCGCGCCATGCGCGATCAAGGCCGGTTGGGCCATTTCGTGGTCTTCTGCCACCGCACGTCCATCCTGAATCAGTGGAAAACTGCCGCGTCGCGTCTTGGCTTGCGGCTGGAGGAGTGGCCCTGCCCGCCGAACCAGAACCAGGGAGCCGATGGCCTGCTGGTGACCTACCAGGGTGCCGGTCGCCAGCGCGAGGCTCTGGGGGCACGGCTCGAGCAATGGGGCCTGAGCGCCTGCATGGCCATCGCCGATGAGGCCCACCATCTCGGTGTCGACCCCGACGAACCGGACGCCACCGCCTGGGGGCAGACCTTTCTGGACCTGACCAGCCCGGCCCGACTGCGCCTGGGACTGACAGGGACCCCCTTTCGTGCCGACAACCTGGCGTTCTGCGCGGCCCGACGCATCCGCGTGCGACTGGACGATGGTGGATGGGTGGAGCAGATCCGTCCGGATCTTTGCGTGGAACCCAGAGACCTGATCGCAGCTGGTGATGTTCGCCCCCTGGAGTTTCGTTTCCAGGACGGTTGGGTGGAACACAGCCGCGAAGGGCACCCCGACCGCGACGTCTCCCCTTTATCTGCCGAACAACGGGAAAGCTGGCGTGCCCGCAACCTGCGTCGCGCCATTCGCCTGGCCGACAGCAGCAGCATTGGTCAGCAGGTGCTGCTGCGAGCCCAACAGAAGCTGAATCAGCTGCGCGAGCGCCAACCCCAGGCCGCTGGCCTGGTCATCGCCCGTGATATCAGCCACGCCGAGGCCATCACCCGGGTGTTGATCGACGACGGCAGCCGGGTGGACTTGATTCATTCCCAGAGCCCCCAAGCGACGGAACGGTTGAAGGCCTTCCAGGGCGGTGAGGCTGATTGGCTGGTGAGCATCGACATGTGCGCGGAGGGCTTTGATGCGCCACGCCTGCGGGTGGTGGCTTACCTCACAACCGTTGTGACCCGCAGCCGCTTTGTACAAGGCATCACGCGGGCCGTGCGGATGACCCCAGACCTGGCCGCCCGCGAAGCCATTCCCAGGGAGCCTTCCTTTGTCTTCGCGCCGGCAGACCCGCTGCTGATGGACTTTGCGAGGTCGTGGTCGGTGGCCGAGCCCTACGTGCTGCGCTCTCAGGAGCAGGAGACCGAAGAGGAGCTTTCAGGCGCTGGTCCATGGCGCGGACCAAGCCTTCCCTTGGAGGCCGTGGAAGACGGAGCTGGCGCCGTAATCCGACTGAAAACGCCTGAATTGCCGGCTTTTTTGCAGCGCTGA
- a CDS encoding alpha/beta fold hydrolase: MPSAAIQTAEWGVQSTWEWRGWPCHWRVSGPEAAPAVLLLHGFGAASGHWRHCGPQLAAQGWRVYSLDLLGFGQSAQPARPMDNRLWGQQVCTFLDQVVQGPAVVIGNSLGGLTALTAAVLAPERVQAVVAAPLPDPALIQPLPKRRAPWRRRWQRRLLWVVLHLLPLELVVPLIARTGLLKAGLQGAYCRSIQSDQELLQLMARPARRPTAAQALRGMSLGMALRPRGATAPALLEQLRAPMLLIWGREDRFVPLGIGESVAATHPQLELRVLEHCGHCPHDEATDCFLAVVLPWLDRNLGGPDRQGTTSGDETHPFGGG; encoded by the coding sequence GTGCCGTCTGCTGCTATCCAGACTGCCGAGTGGGGCGTGCAGAGCACCTGGGAGTGGAGAGGCTGGCCCTGCCACTGGCGTGTCAGCGGCCCGGAAGCGGCACCCGCCGTTCTGCTGTTGCACGGTTTCGGTGCCGCCAGCGGACACTGGCGCCACTGCGGGCCGCAGTTGGCTGCTCAAGGTTGGCGGGTCTACAGCCTGGATCTCCTGGGTTTCGGCCAATCCGCTCAACCGGCGCGGCCCATGGACAACCGGCTCTGGGGGCAGCAAGTCTGCACGTTCCTCGACCAGGTGGTGCAAGGCCCGGCAGTGGTGATCGGCAACTCCCTGGGGGGCCTGACCGCACTCACCGCAGCGGTGCTCGCGCCCGAGAGGGTGCAAGCCGTGGTCGCGGCGCCCCTGCCGGACCCCGCCCTGATCCAACCGCTGCCGAAACGTCGGGCGCCCTGGCGACGGCGTTGGCAACGGCGCCTGCTCTGGGTGGTGCTGCACCTGCTGCCGCTTGAACTTGTGGTGCCCTTGATCGCACGCACAGGTCTGCTCAAGGCGGGGCTTCAGGGGGCCTACTGCCGTTCGATCCAATCCGATCAGGAGCTGCTTCAGCTGATGGCCCGTCCTGCCCGACGGCCCACAGCAGCCCAGGCTCTCCGAGGCATGAGCCTGGGCATGGCGCTGCGTCCCCGAGGCGCCACCGCCCCCGCCCTGCTCGAGCAACTTCGGGCGCCCATGCTGCTGATCTGGGGCCGTGAGGACCGATTCGTGCCCCTGGGCATCGGGGAATCCGTGGCAGCCACCCACCCACAACTCGAGCTGCGCGTGCTGGAGCATTGCGGTCACTGCCCCCATGACGAAGCAACCGATTGCTTCCTTGCTGTGGTGTTGCCCTGGCTGGACCGTAACTTGGGAGGACCAGACCGGCAGGGGACGACCAGCGGCGATGAAACACACCCTTTCGGTGGTGGTTGA
- a CDS encoding NAD(P)H-binding protein — translation MQLLVVGGTGTLGRQIARRAIDAGHQVRCMVRVPRKAAFLQEWGCELTRGDLLEPDSLDYALEGMDAVIDASTSRPNDPRSIYETDWDGKLNLLRACERAGIKRFVFLSLLGAHQHRDVPLMDIKACTEKLLESSDLDYTILQGAAFMQGVISQFAIPVLESQTVWVSGSPTAIAYMNTQDMARFAVAALERPETVRSTYPVVGPKAWNTGELVQLCERCSGKTARVFRVQPVLINLMQGIASFFEPAVNVAERLAFAEVTGSGQTLDAPMQTSYAAFGLDEAETTGMEDYIREYYDTILKRLREMEADLDKDAKKKLPF, via the coding sequence ATGCAACTGCTTGTGGTGGGTGGCACGGGCACCCTGGGACGACAGATCGCCCGTCGTGCCATTGATGCCGGCCACCAAGTGCGTTGCATGGTCCGGGTTCCCCGTAAAGCGGCCTTCCTTCAGGAATGGGGGTGTGAGCTGACCCGAGGAGACCTGCTGGAGCCCGACAGCCTCGATTACGCCCTGGAAGGCATGGATGCCGTGATTGATGCATCCACAAGCCGCCCCAACGACCCCCGCAGCATTTACGAAACGGATTGGGACGGGAAGCTCAACCTGCTCCGGGCCTGTGAGCGGGCCGGGATCAAGCGTTTTGTTTTCCTCTCCCTGCTGGGGGCGCACCAGCACCGCGATGTGCCCTTGATGGACATCAAGGCCTGCACCGAGAAGTTGCTGGAATCATCGGATCTGGATTACACGATCCTGCAAGGTGCAGCCTTCATGCAGGGGGTGATCAGCCAGTTCGCCATCCCGGTTCTGGAGAGCCAGACCGTGTGGGTCAGTGGCAGTCCCACGGCCATCGCCTACATGAACACCCAGGACATGGCCCGTTTCGCGGTTGCGGCCCTCGAGCGGCCGGAAACCGTGCGCAGCACGTATCCAGTCGTTGGCCCCAAAGCCTGGAACACCGGTGAGCTGGTGCAGCTCTGTGAGCGCTGCAGTGGCAAGACGGCCCGCGTGTTCCGGGTTCAACCTGTGCTGATCAACCTGATGCAGGGCATTGCCTCCTTCTTTGAGCCGGCCGTGAATGTGGCGGAGCGCCTGGCCTTTGCTGAGGTCACCGGCAGCGGTCAGACCCTCGATGCCCCCATGCAAACCAGTTATGCCGCCTTCGGGCTTGATGAAGCGGAGACCACAGGCATGGAGGACTACATCCGTGAGTACTACGACACGATCCTGAAACGGCTTCGTGAGATGGAAGCCGATCTGGACAAGGACGCCAAGAAAAAGCTGCCCTTCTGA
- the trxB gene encoding thioredoxin-disulfide reductase — protein sequence MIVGSGPAGYTAAIYAARANLQPLLITGFQRGGIPGGQLMTTTHVENFPGFPDGVLGPDLMDLMKSQAVRWGTHLLDADADSIDLSSKPYRIEVDGETIHTHALVIATGASANRLKLPSEETFWSKGISACAICDGATPQFRNEELAVVGGGDSACEEAVYLTKYGSHVHLVVRSDKLRASAAMADRVLANDAITVHWNSEIDDVSGDDWMQSMTLRNRIEGSSTTLSVKGLFYAIGHTPNTDLLQGQLDLDEKGYLTTEPGRPETSREGVFAAGDVADAEWRQGITAAGSGCKAALAAERWLSHHNLATRVQREEVEPAVAERPLNVDVTTEATYDPQGLWQKGGFALRKLYHDSSKPLLVIYTSPSCGPCHVLKPQLKRVIDELNGSAQAVVIDIETDQEIAEQAGVNGTPTVQLFHHKAMVKQWRGVKQRSEFKAAIESCLQAAA from the coding sequence GTGATCGTTGGATCAGGTCCAGCCGGTTACACCGCGGCCATCTACGCAGCCCGCGCCAACCTGCAACCTCTGCTGATCACCGGGTTTCAGCGCGGCGGCATTCCCGGCGGTCAGCTGATGACCACCACCCACGTGGAGAATTTCCCGGGCTTTCCAGATGGTGTGCTCGGACCCGACCTGATGGATCTGATGAAGTCCCAGGCAGTGCGTTGGGGCACCCACCTGCTGGACGCTGATGCCGACAGCATTGACCTCAGCTCCAAGCCCTATCGCATCGAGGTGGATGGAGAGACCATCCACACCCACGCCCTGGTGATCGCCACCGGCGCCAGTGCCAACCGTCTCAAACTGCCCTCTGAAGAAACGTTCTGGAGCAAGGGCATCAGCGCCTGCGCGATCTGTGATGGCGCTACACCTCAATTCCGTAACGAAGAGCTGGCCGTGGTCGGCGGCGGCGACTCCGCCTGCGAAGAGGCGGTGTACCTGACCAAATACGGAAGCCATGTGCATCTGGTAGTGCGCTCCGACAAACTCCGCGCTAGTGCCGCCATGGCTGATCGGGTGTTGGCCAACGACGCGATCACGGTGCATTGGAACAGCGAGATCGACGACGTGAGCGGGGATGACTGGATGCAGTCGATGACCCTGCGCAATCGCATCGAGGGCAGTTCAACCACCCTCTCCGTCAAGGGGCTCTTCTATGCCATCGGTCACACCCCCAACACAGATCTGCTGCAGGGGCAACTGGATCTCGACGAGAAGGGCTACCTGACAACGGAACCGGGGCGACCGGAAACCTCCCGGGAGGGCGTCTTCGCGGCAGGTGATGTGGCCGACGCTGAATGGAGACAGGGCATCACTGCGGCCGGCAGTGGCTGCAAAGCAGCGTTGGCAGCAGAGCGCTGGCTGAGCCATCACAACCTGGCCACCCGGGTGCAGCGTGAGGAGGTGGAGCCGGCGGTCGCCGAACGCCCGCTGAACGTGGATGTCACCACTGAGGCGACCTACGACCCTCAAGGCCTCTGGCAGAAAGGTGGTTTTGCCCTGCGCAAGCTCTATCACGACAGCTCGAAGCCGCTGCTGGTGATCTACACCTCACCCAGCTGCGGCCCCTGCCATGTGCTGAAGCCCCAGCTGAAGCGGGTGATTGACGAACTGAATGGATCCGCCCAGGCCGTCGTCATCGACATCGAAACGGACCAGGAGATTGCCGAACAGGCTGGTGTCAACGGCACACCCACGGTGCAGCTGTTCCACCACAAAGCCATGGTGAAGCAATGGCGGGGCGTGAAGCAGCGCAGCGAATTCAAAGCAGCGATTGAATCCTGCCTTCAGGCAGCAGCCTGA
- a CDS encoding N2,N2-dimethylguanosine tRNA methyltransferase, with the protein MSVLLARHQRSRATRSLRWLDLMAGCGIRALRWGLEAVGGHAAETELWINDGDPDRLALIQANLQPLQGAIRLTADAADTLLHGAILKRKRFDFIDLDAFGAPGALIQPALQALRFEGLLFLASTDGRSPTGHDRVGAIRSLGAAARAHPASWEMALRQQIGLVARQAWMLGHGLQPLFSFSEGRTFRLALRLRRRIPAGDERNLGLVARCERCGAQRFQPLLKLSGWPACSCADGQGRWSVSGPLWIGPLQEPLLLLQLMADAQELNRQQISPITLRLMQRLQADPGDGPTVWSTDELARRLGLGGPPALGRLVRALQAAGHRASASGVMPGQVRTDAELPELLQICTSLRGEGL; encoded by the coding sequence CTGTCGGTGTTGCTGGCGCGCCATCAGCGCTCACGCGCAACGCGTTCCCTCCGCTGGCTTGATCTGATGGCCGGTTGCGGGATCCGGGCCCTGCGCTGGGGCCTGGAGGCCGTGGGCGGCCATGCGGCTGAGACAGAGCTCTGGATCAACGACGGGGATCCCGATCGCTTGGCGCTGATCCAGGCCAATCTGCAGCCGCTGCAGGGTGCAATCCGGCTCACGGCTGATGCTGCAGACACATTGCTGCACGGCGCGATTCTTAAGCGAAAGCGGTTCGATTTCATTGATCTCGATGCCTTCGGGGCGCCAGGGGCTTTGATCCAGCCGGCCCTACAGGCCTTGCGCTTCGAGGGCCTGTTGTTTCTGGCGTCCACGGATGGCCGTTCCCCCACCGGTCATGACCGTGTTGGCGCCATCCGCAGCCTCGGTGCCGCCGCCCGCGCCCATCCGGCCAGCTGGGAAATGGCCCTGCGGCAGCAGATCGGTTTGGTGGCGCGGCAGGCCTGGATGCTGGGGCACGGCCTGCAGCCGCTGTTCAGCTTCAGCGAAGGCCGAACCTTTCGCCTCGCCCTGCGCCTACGGCGCCGGATCCCCGCCGGTGATGAGCGGAATCTCGGGCTCGTGGCGCGTTGTGAACGCTGCGGTGCACAACGGTTTCAGCCTCTGCTGAAGCTCAGCGGTTGGCCGGCCTGTTCGTGCGCGGATGGTCAGGGGCGGTGGAGCGTCAGCGGCCCGTTGTGGATCGGCCCTTTGCAGGAGCCGCTTCTGCTGCTGCAGCTGATGGCCGATGCTCAAGAGTTGAATCGTCAACAGATCAGCCCCATTACCTTGCGCCTGATGCAGCGTCTGCAGGCTGATCCCGGCGATGGCCCCACGGTCTGGTCCACCGATGAACTGGCTCGGAGGCTGGGTCTGGGCGGACCGCCGGCCCTGGGCCGATTGGTGCGGGCGCTCCAGGCCGCCGGCCACCGCGCCAGCGCCAGCGGCGTCATGCCAGGCCAGGTGCGCACCGATGCTGAGCTGCCAGAGCTGTTACAGATCTGCACCAGCCTGCGGGGGGAAGGCCTTTAA
- the infA gene encoding translation initiation factor IF-1 — MIETSGVIEKEQGNGFYLVTLEQPAGHQCLCRAAGKLTKFRIKLLAGDKVLVEISPYDLTRGRITYRERNAGAPGGRPGGNRPGGPRRR, encoded by the coding sequence ATGATCGAAACCTCGGGAGTGATCGAGAAGGAACAGGGCAACGGGTTCTATCTGGTCACCCTCGAGCAGCCTGCTGGCCACCAGTGCCTGTGCAGAGCCGCTGGAAAGCTCACCAAGTTCCGGATCAAATTGTTGGCTGGGGACAAGGTGCTGGTGGAGATCAGCCCCTACGACCTCACCCGCGGCCGGATCACCTATCGCGAGCGCAATGCTGGTGCTCCCGGCGGTCGTCCCGGTGGCAACCGCCCCGGTGGCCCCCGTCGTCGTTGA
- the ilvN gene encoding acetolactate synthase small subunit, whose protein sequence is MKHTLSVVVEDESGALSRIAGLFARRGFNIDSLAVGPAEAEGQSRLTMVVEGDDQTLQQMTKQLDKLVNVLQVLDLTQRPAVERELMLLKVSAPAASRGAVFELVQVFRAKVVDVADEAMTLEVVGDPGKLVALERLMAPFGILEIARTGKVALERASGVNTEMLKVSPSQSRVPA, encoded by the coding sequence ATGAAACACACCCTTTCGGTGGTGGTTGAGGACGAATCCGGCGCACTCAGCCGGATTGCAGGACTCTTCGCCCGACGCGGTTTCAACATCGACAGCCTCGCTGTTGGCCCAGCGGAGGCCGAAGGGCAGTCGCGCCTGACCATGGTCGTTGAGGGTGATGACCAGACCCTCCAGCAGATGACCAAACAGCTGGACAAACTGGTGAATGTGCTTCAGGTGCTGGATCTGACCCAGCGCCCGGCGGTGGAACGGGAGCTGATGCTGCTCAAGGTTTCAGCACCGGCGGCATCCCGCGGCGCCGTTTTCGAACTCGTTCAGGTGTTCAGGGCCAAGGTTGTGGACGTGGCCGATGAAGCCATGACCCTTGAGGTGGTGGGGGATCCAGGCAAATTGGTGGCCCTTGAACGCTTGATGGCTCCCTTTGGCATTCTCGAAATTGCCCGCACCGGCAAGGTGGCTCTTGAGCGGGCCTCAGGCGTGAACACGGAGATGCTCAAGGTGTCCCCAAGCCAGAGCCGCGTGCCGGCCTGA
- the psbD gene encoding photosystem II D2 protein (photosystem q(a) protein) has product MTIAVGRAPQRGWFDVLDDWLKRDRFVFVGWSGILLFPTAYLAIGGWLTGTTFVTSWYTHGIASSYLEGCNFLTAAVSTPADAMGHSLLLLWGPEAQGDFVRWCQLGGLWAFVALHGAFALIGFMLRQFEIARLVGIRPYNAIAFSGPIAVFVSVFLMYPLGQSSWFFAPSFGVAAIFRFLLFLQGFHNWTLNPFHMMGVAGILGGALLCAIHGATVENTLFEDGEQANTFKAFEPTQEEETYSMVTANRFWSQIFGIAFSNKRWLHFFMLFVPVMGLWTSSIGIIGLALNLRAYDFVSQEIRAAEDPEFETFYTKNILLNEGLRAWMAPADQPHENFVFPEEVLPRGNAL; this is encoded by the coding sequence ATGACGATCGCTGTAGGACGCGCGCCTCAGCGGGGATGGTTCGACGTCCTCGATGACTGGCTCAAGCGCGACCGCTTCGTTTTTGTCGGCTGGTCCGGCATTCTTCTCTTCCCAACGGCCTACCTGGCCATCGGTGGCTGGCTCACCGGCACCACCTTTGTCACCTCCTGGTACACCCACGGCATTGCCTCTTCGTACCTGGAAGGTTGCAACTTCCTCACCGCTGCTGTGTCCACCCCCGCTGATGCGATGGGTCACAGCCTCCTCCTCCTCTGGGGTCCGGAAGCCCAGGGTGACTTCGTTCGCTGGTGTCAGCTCGGCGGCCTCTGGGCCTTCGTGGCTCTGCACGGCGCCTTCGCGCTGATCGGCTTCATGCTCCGTCAGTTCGAGATCGCTCGTTTGGTCGGCATCCGCCCCTACAACGCCATCGCCTTCTCCGGCCCGATTGCGGTGTTCGTCAGCGTCTTCCTGATGTACCCCCTCGGCCAGAGCAGCTGGTTCTTCGCGCCCTCCTTCGGGGTGGCTGCGATCTTCCGCTTCCTCCTCTTCCTCCAGGGCTTCCATAACTGGACCCTGAACCCCTTCCACATGATGGGCGTCGCCGGCATCCTCGGCGGTGCACTGCTTTGCGCCATCCACGGCGCCACCGTGGAAAACACCTTGTTTGAGGACGGCGAGCAGGCCAACACCTTCAAGGCGTTCGAGCCCACCCAGGAAGAAGAGACCTATTCCATGGTCACCGCCAACCGCTTCTGGAGTCAGATCTTCGGAATCGCCTTCTCCAACAAGCGCTGGCTGCACTTCTTCATGCTTTTCGTGCCTGTGATGGGCCTGTGGACCAGCTCCATTGGCATCATCGGCCTGGCCCTCAACCTGCGCGCCTACGACTTCGTGTCCCAGGAAATCCGCGCTGCAGAAGATCCCGAATTCGAGACCTTCTACACCAAGAACATCCTTCTGAATGAAGGTCTGCGTGCCTGGATGGCACCGGCTGACCAGCCGCACGAAAACTTCGTCTTCCCTGAAGAGGTTCTGCCCCGTGGTAACGCTCTCTAA
- a CDS encoding pseudouridine synthase → MTTLLLNKPYGVLSQFTPEAGSRWSCLGDLVDVPDVYAAGRLDADSEGLLILTSNGRLQQRLTDPRFGHWRSYWAQVEGTPNPHQLQQLRDGPVVQGRRTLPAQARWLQGPDEPQLPERTPPIRYRAAIPTSWLLLSLTEGRNRQVRRMTAAVGLPTLRLVRCCIDLMDNGPPLDLTGLQPGAWREVTAAELKRLNRLISSSSSSGLRRGGPQRG, encoded by the coding sequence TTGACGACGCTGCTGCTGAACAAGCCTTACGGGGTGTTGAGTCAATTCACACCGGAGGCCGGAAGCCGATGGAGCTGCCTGGGGGACCTTGTTGATGTACCCGATGTGTACGCCGCCGGACGCCTCGACGCCGACAGTGAAGGCCTGCTGATCCTCACCAGCAACGGGCGCCTGCAACAACGCCTCACCGACCCTCGCTTTGGACACTGGCGCAGCTACTGGGCCCAGGTGGAAGGAACCCCCAACCCCCATCAACTGCAACAGCTTCGCGATGGCCCTGTAGTTCAGGGGCGTCGCACCCTGCCGGCGCAGGCACGCTGGCTTCAAGGGCCAGACGAACCGCAGCTGCCCGAGAGAACACCTCCGATTCGTTATCGCGCTGCCATCCCCACCAGCTGGCTGCTGCTGTCCCTCACTGAGGGGCGAAACCGGCAGGTGCGCCGGATGACGGCGGCTGTCGGCCTGCCGACGTTGCGCTTGGTGCGCTGCTGCATCGACTTGATGGACAACGGTCCTCCGCTGGACCTCACCGGTCTTCAACCGGGAGCGTGGCGTGAGGTGACCGCGGCCGAACTGAAAAGGCTCAACCGCCTGATCAGCAGCAGCTCGAGCTCTGGGCTCCGGCGGGGAGGGCCCCAACGAGGGTGA
- the petM gene encoding cytochrome b6-f complex subunit PetM → MAAEIFGTAAIFWVLIPIGLAGGALLLKLQGDD, encoded by the coding sequence ATGGCTGCTGAGATTTTTGGAACTGCTGCGATCTTCTGGGTGTTGATTCCCATCGGCCTCGCTGGCGGTGCATTGCTGCTGAAACTGCAGGGAGACGACTGA